Genomic segment of Aptenodytes patagonicus chromosome 17, bAptPat1.pri.cur, whole genome shotgun sequence:
GTTGCTGCCCACGGTGGGGGGCTTGCTTGGCCCCTTTCTCGCAGCCAGGGCAGCCTCATGCTCTGGCCCACACTTGACCAAGACCAGTCACAACACTCACCAGTCACTCCAGTAAGAGagtcttcttccccactttgaCAAATGGgacaaaaggaggaaaacatcCTCCCTGTTGCTGCTGCGGGGCACAGGGACAGGGCCCCACCACCCAGCCCAGGTAAGAGCAGGATTTCCCCTCATGTCACCAAAGCACAGCACATGGCAGTATGACGGTACGACAATTTTCTTAGGAAAGCTGAGATTTCTGCCCAGTTCTCCCCCCATCCCAGGAAAATGGGCATTTCATGCAGGGCTTCAGGCAGGCAAAGGGCTCCGGCCGCCCGGTCTGTCGGTCAAGGCTGAGGGATGCGTCTCTGCTTGaaaacaactgggaaaaaaaaatgagtccAGCTGGgataaaaatcccaaacactCCCTCTCGTggaggctggctctgctgctgtccGGGAGACCAGGAGAGGTCTTGTTCCAAAAACCATCCCAAGGACGAGGGGCTCTGCAGGAATGAGGGGTCCATGGGAGCTGGTGACATGCTCGCTCCCCCCACAGCACTGAGCACTGGTGGATGCCTGGTGGGGACCTTCGGCATGAGCAGGGGAGAGCGGGTGCAGGTTGGGGCAAGCTCAGGACCGGCTGCACGGCCGTACCCATCACTTGGGGATCTCAGGCACTTCTGATACTTTAACAGCCAAACCATCTTCCCTTCCCGCTGACGTGGGGAGAAAGCGCATGTATTTAGCACCTGAGGGAGATGAGGGAAACACCGGGGATACCTCTTGGTATTTACCTTGGATGAAACCTGATTTGTCTCTTTTAAAGCCATTTTGAGGGTGCCCACGAGCCCTGACATGGCCCAGGCAGGGAGGACAGCTCTCGAGCTGGAGTGGTGCAAGGACAACAGCATCGCAGTTTCTCCACCAGCTCATTATTTCCCAGCCTCGGGAATTATTTCCCAAAAGTCTTTAACTGATTCCCCCCAGCTGCACAGGATTTTGCACTGACAACACCTTTCTTCTGGGAATCAAGCCAAGAGCTCCACAAGGTCATTTTGCAAAGACAATTAGGTAGTCCCTCGACAGCGCTGTCTCATTTTAATTAGATCTTATTTCCAAAGAATTACCGAGCATGCCGGGCCCAAGGCTGAAGGCAAGGACCATTTACAGAAATCAATGGGAGGCGAAGGACAGATGTACCTGTGCTTATGTCACTGGTTACAGCGATGCCAACTCaacaagggaaagcagcagcctttcTCGCATGATTTCATCTGTTAATACTCCAGGCAATATAAAACCCAGTGTGCAGAAGACAGACCATCACCACTTCTAGCTGCTTGTTTGTGCTTAAGTGCCTCGGAGCAAGTGTTTGCTGCGTTCTGAGGGGGTCTATAGGTGTAATGTGTACATTTTTGGCAGAACCCACAAAGCTGGGGAACAGCACCAGGCCCTTGTCGATCCGCGGGACGGCTGCTCACACgtatatgtgcatgcacacagaacACGCGTATAGAAAAAGTGAACATATACCCACACAACGACCCACAGCAAGGTGCACCACGGTGGTGCAGGTGGCAGGGGCGGGCTGCGACAGCAGGGAGCGAGGCACGGATGGACCGGGAGGCTGGGCAAAacggggggtgcgggggggtcaCTGCCGTAGAACCCCCACCCCCGTGGAGCGTAGGAAGCCAAACCCCGGGGATCACCAGCGGTGCTGCCGGTACGGGCTGCTGTGCAGCCGCTCCTCCGGGAAACCCCCCCAAGGAGCCCTGCGACCGGCCGCCACctcccggggccgcccccccggGAACCCCCCCGAGGAGCCCCGCCACcggccgccccccctcccccgggaaCCCCCCGAGGAGCCCCGCcaccggccgccccccccccccgggaaccCCCCGAGGAGCCCCGCCACCGGCCGCCCTCCCCCGGGAACCCCCCGAGGAGCCCCGCcaccggccgcccccccccccccgaacagccccgccaccggccgccccccccccccgggaaccCCCCGAGGAGCCCCGCCAccggccgcccccccggggccgcccccgcggcaCGTCGGCGCCACCTGGCGGCCGAgcttggggcagcggcgggcacggccgggccgggccggccgcccgggcccggcgggaCGTTTTCGGAGCTGAGGCACACCCCGGGGAAGAAAATCCCCAGTTTTTTTCCTGCGACCCCAGAGCAAAGCGGTGCTGCGCGGCCCCGTTCGTGTGCCGCTCCCCTTCGGCGGGGGGCTGGGAGCGGTTTGGCACCCCGAGGAGAGCAGCGGAGGGGGTAGTTGGGCTTCCCCCGGGAGCCTCCGGCCCGTCCCGTCGGATGTCCCGAGCAGAGACCCGCCGGGGCGCGGCCGCGCCTCCTCCCTTCCCGGAGCGGCTCCGGGGAAGGCCTGGGAAAGGGCCCGGACGGGCGCCGCGGGGCGACGGGCCCGGCTCTCCCTCGCTGTCACCCGCCACTGTAAACAACAGGAATAAACCGAGAGActcctctttcccctttcccaCCCTGCCTCAGAGCAAAGACGGAGCAAACGGTGCCTGCGGCTAAGAACCAGCTTTGCACCAAAATAAACAGCTGCTTTCTTCCTGATAATGTttttaaccaccaccccccccagaCACCCACACAGATCAAAGCGGCTCTGGGAACCCTGTGGCAGGGAACAGCCTGGACGGCTGCTTCGTCCTTCCCGCACCCCCATACCGTGCCCGGCCCGGGGCAAGGACTGTTGCCCCCGCGGGGTTAACGGGCCAGAACCGACTGAAGGGGGCGACGAGGCCTTTGAGACGCCGGTGCCCGGAGGAAGGACCTGGGCAGAGGTTCCGGGGCTTCTCCGAGGGGAAAAGCCCTGGAGCAGGCGGGGGGCTCACCCGAGCAGGCTGCTGCAGAGACAACCAGTACTCCACGTCGGGGCTCAGCCCCCCCATCCCCACTAACGGGGCGGGAGGGAAGAGTGGGCTacagcagccccgcagccacccATCGACCTTGCCCGGACTCGCGGCAGCAGCACGAAGTGCGCGCCCCGCGCAGCCCCATAAATCACGTCCGTCCGCAGGTGCGGAGCTGCTCACCGCGCCTGCGCGTCCCGCCCTGAGCGCGCAGGTGCGGCGGGGTGCGCAGGTGCCCTgcgcggccggggccgcgggTGCGCAGCGCTAAGGGATGCCCagccggggggagggggaggcagcgcTCCGCGGACGCCCCGGCGCTGCGCTTTGTCTATTGATCCGCGATCGGGGGCGGCAGACAGAACGGCGGCCCCGCGGGTAATTGGGGCTCCGAGGCCGTGACCGCGcccgtcccccccaccccgcgccccGCGGGGGGCAGCGCCGGCGGGGCCCTAATTGGGAGCCGCAGCCGGGGGGCTCGGCCCGCTCCGCTTTGTCCCGGGTGCGGAGGCAGCGCGGCGGCAGGCAGGCGCCAGCCCGGCACAAAGAGCTGCCCGCCTCgctgccgccgggccggggctcccctTCCCCGACGGCCGCGTCCCGTGCTCGCACGGCCGGGGGCTGGCAAATGCTCGTTGAAATGTTCAGGTAGGGGATTCGAACCTGCGTGGGGCACCGACGGGCCCTGGgagccccccggggctgggggagctccCGGTGCGGGGCAGGACCCTGGCACCGCGGCAGGACCCTGGCACCGCGGCGTGCCCTGCTTCATGGCGTCATTCTCGAGGTGCTGCCCCGCCTGCGTTTCCCCTGGAGTGTGCAGCGGTCAGCTCCTATAAACCCCGCACAGCAGtgacaaaaagcagtatttccccaccctccccagcaGTTGGGGACTAAGCACACCCAGCGAGGTGCCACCACCTCCCTCGCCCCTTCTGCCACGCACCGGTGGCCCGACGTGCTCAGGGAGCGCGCGGTGGCACCGGGGTAACACGCAGgcacagggccagcagcacagccctgcagcccggGCGAGGGCCGGCTTGTCCTGCAAAGCCACTGCTGGGCCTGTGCAGGGACGGGAGTTGTGGCAGCGTTTCCCCTCCGTGGGGCTGCGACATGCTCTGGTTCCTGTTTACAAACACCCGCCCGTGGAGCCGTTCCAGCGGTGCTATTCTGCTGCACAGCGGCTCGGCGGCCAAGTTAGCCGGGGTTTGTCCACCAGGCCCACGAAACCTTCAGGACACTATTTTTAGTGTCTAGCCAAGCACCTTGTGCATTTAGCTGAAGAAATTCAAAAGCCACCACAAGCCCTAGTGAAATCCTCGGTGTTTGGTGAGCTCGCTGCATTGGTGAGACAGCGCCGGTGTTACCTGCTGGTTAAACGCCAGCACCTTCTGCCAGACAGAGGCCACCGGAGCACCCAGCGCTTTATTTTCGTCacttgcacagcactgcagctgagCCAGGTTTTGTTGGGTGCATTGTGGGGTGCAGAGTGGCAGGGCCATGGGGGGGGCTGTGCCGGCTGTGCCCCCGCGGGGCCTCCCAGCGCCTTTTCATAGCCGAGGAAAATAATCCCAGCACAGTGCGTGACTAATCGGTAGCTGCTTGTCAAGCTGTTTGAATAGGGTTTCTCAGAGCCTGGATTTGGCCACGGCGGGCCTGGAGTAGCTTGGCTCCTGCTGAAATGTCCTGCTGCCCACACCCACTGGGGTTGTGGGGGCcaggccctgctccctgccttcGGGCACCGTCCCTCGAGGTCACCGTCATGAACCCACCCTCTGCAGGGAACGTTTTTACCTCCCAAGTGAAGAGTGGCTTCGTGCTCAACGGGCAGGTTGGGATGCCCCGCCAGCACCAGTGCTCAGCCCCCGAGGAGGATGTGACATTTAAAccttccctgtcccccaggcCGGATGGCGCGGCTGTCCCCGGCCCACCAGGATGGCAGGAACCCGGCATGAGGCTCCCTCGGCGCTGGCTGTGTTCAGCAGCACCATCACCATCTCCCTGCTATGCTCACGCCAGCCAGCTTAGCCTAAACCCAGCATGGTTGGAAGGGTGGTGGAAAGGGCCGGGGGAGCCCCCGCACCGGCACATGCCGTACTCCCCCTCACTAAAAATAGAGCCCATTAAATTGTTACTCATCCCGAGTGATGTTTATTCGGAAATAATCCTGCAAGCCTAATTTTAGTAACTACACATCCCTCCTCCTGTTTAAGCTGTTCCCACCCTACCGgtccccgccccgcgccggcggAAACGGCCCCGCTCCTCTCGGTGAGAGGCAGCGGCTCCTCTCCCGCCGTCGGAGAACCCAGCCCCAGCATCTGCCCTCAGGCGCTGCCGCgccggggggggtggtggggggtccgcacccccttccctgcctgcagccccccggAGCGCTGGGGCGGGGGTTCGGGGGAGCCCGGGGAGGAGCCGCGGCGGCCGCTCACGACCCGCCCCgtcggggccgggcggcggcgggtgcgCGGCGGTACCAGCAGAGGGCGCCCGGCGCCCGGCGCTGCGCCTCCGCGCCCGAGGGGgacgcgccccccgcccccgccccgcaaTTGGGCTCATAAATCTTCCCCGGAACGGGAGAAGGGTAATTGGTGAGGAAAAGGGTTGTTTGCGTCCTCCTCGGCCGCGCCCCGCAACGCCCCGAGCGGCTCCGAGCGCGGGGGGAGGCGTGGGGACCCacagcccccgccccggggcagccccaTCCCCGACGGTACCGGCGTGCCCGGGTCACCCCTTCCCCATGCCCGCCGGTGACGCTCTGCCCGGGTCATCCCTTCCCCGTCGGTGCCGGTGTGACCAGCGCACCCCGATCCCCGCCGGTACCGGTGTACCTGAGCGTCTCCCGTCCCCGCCGGTACCGGTGCGCATCCCCGCAGCATGGCGGGACGGTACCGGCGTGCCGGGGCCCTGCCCTCCCGGGGCGGTACCGGCGCGCACCCCGGGGCGGTCCCGCTGCGCCCCGAGGACAGATCCGCACCCGCGGAGGTTCACGGCGCCGCATCCTCCCCGCCGCACCCGGGGGATCCCCGTGCGCCTGCACTAGCGCACCCGCGGACGCCTCCGCGCCCCACCCTGCGCACCTGCCGGgtcccccccgcggcggggcggcttGTGGGGCGGGCAAAGGCCCCGAAGGCAGAAAtccccccgcccccgggagcCCCCGCGGAGCGCTGCGGCGGGGCGGGTGGCCGTGCACCTCGGGGCATTTTCCTCTTTCCCCGTCAAACCCGGGGCCCGGCAGCCCGCGCTGGGGCCGGGGAAGCCGCCGGGAATGCGCGGCCCCTTCCGCCGCCGCGGGGAACCGAGCCCTCGCGtgggccgggccgcccgcgcaGCGCTGCGCGCCTGCGGAGGAGCGGCGGCCCCGACGGGGCGGTGCGGCCGCGGGAAGGCGGAGGGAATGAAACAGGCGGGAGCCGGCAGGAGTTCTCCGAGTAGTTTTTTTATTGAAAGATGTGAGAATTCATCAAAACTGAACAGACAGATACCCGAGTAACCAGCACGTTGCAAATcatgtatctttttattttaaaacaaatatagagCACAGTCCTGtgatatttaaatttattatactttttttttttttgttctggagtgaaaaataaaaacctgaggTTTATTCCTGCATTCTCTATACCCCGCACTGTAGCGATATTTTAGTTACgatttggattcttttttttttttccttgcaaaagtCTGTTAGAGAATTGAACTCTTAGATTCAATGGCTCCAAAAATTGTTTTACCGGTGGCACATGATTGTCCTAGACAACAGGCGggataaacaatattttaaaacacagttaaaGAAACCGGTATCTCCTTCAATCACAAAGAGCTAAATAGCTTTCATTTACAATATATATgttcatgtaaaatgaaaaaaaaaaaaaaacaaaaaaacttaaaTGCGATGAGTTAAACTCTAAATATTATGTACACACCAATGTACAACTCTGAATAAATTAATACCAATTTGCATATTCTGGGATCCTTATAGATTATTTACACAAATTAccatttatttcataaatatctGCCCGGGTACCCACGGGGCTCCCCCCGCCGTACCAGCTCTGCGCCACGGCAGCTGCCAAGGCGTTTTGTTTCCCATGTTTCGgttcttattttgttttaattattttttcctccccccctccccttgcaCAGATGAGGTTTCGGCCCCGCTCACCTccctggggccggggctggggtcGGGGCCACCTCAGGTGCCTCCACGCCGGCTCATTGCCCCCCCCCAGAGCTGCCCAGCGCCCGGAGCAGGGGAGTGGAGGGGCCGGGGGCACTCCACGGCcacgctggggctgggggaaccgctcccagccccacagccgggggggtggggtgggcgaGCCCTGCGCTCCCACCTCTCACTCCTGGCTCTGGGGCGGTGGGTCCACTTGGCCGGCGGGGCTCCatccctctgctccagccccccGTTCCCCATCCGCTCCCACCCCTCGCTCCGCAATAAATATTTATACTGTGCTGTACAAAATACCAGTGCTTCTCCGCCCCGCCGGGAGGGCTCGCTGCCCGCCCCATCGGTCACTTGGGGGACTCCCTGCCGGGTGACAGCTCCCGCTGGCTCTCCAGCCCGCTCACCAGTCTCTGGATGTTTTGCAGTTCGTTGAGGGACTCCTTCAGGGAGCCTTtaggggaggcggcggggcgctgGCTGCCCCCCTTGTGCAGGGGCACCTCGGGGAGGGGGCTGGACTCCCGGCTGCTGCCGGCCTTAGAGCCCTCGGAGCCGGGGTTGAGGCTGGCGGGCAGGCCGGTGGTCAGCAGGTTGGTGCTGGGCGGGATGGTGACCGGGAGCTGATAGGGGCTGAAGCGCAGGCGGGGACGACTGCTGCCCAGGAACGGATTGCGGGAGAGaggcccggcggccgccgcgctcgTGGCCGGCATGGCCGAGGCAGCCGCCGCGGCTGCCGCCATGTAGGTGTAGGGGTAGGGGAAAAGTCCGCCGAAGGTGGGCATCGGGATTCCctgcggagagagagagaggtgggtGAGAGCCGTGCTGATGCTCCGCTGcatcctccctcctgcctgccctcaAGACAGTGTTCCCCTGAGAAAGCTGAGGCAAAGCCGGGCACCCTGCTGTAATCCTAAAAACAAGGCACGGGGATATCCCTGTGGGACGGGCTGAGGGAGGGGGTACAGCTGGTGAGCCCCATCTGCCCCGCACCAACCTGGGCTGGTGCCGCCAGGCACAAACCCCTCTCCGGgacctgccccatccctgcccctgcGCCTCCCCGCACACTGCGTGTCCCCGTCTGTGCAGCATCACAGACCTTTAACCACATTAAAACACATTGTTAAGTACGATCTATAAATTAGGGGAATTCAAAGACATCTTTATGCATTTCATCATAGGGGCTGGCAAAGGCAACACAAGCGCAGGCATTGCAGGAGCCGTTTTGGGGCTGGCAGAGAAACAGGGGGCTGCTGGATGGGGACAGCCAGGTCAGGCAGGGCCACGGCTCCTGACTCTGCCCCTGTCTATGGGGGAACCGtatcagctgcaaaaaaaatcaagattccTCCTCAAATCAGCCCTGAGGCCAACGTTCAAAATGTCCCCCACGTCCTGCTCCACCAAGCAGCACGTCAGGGGTCCAGGGGAATGTCACCCCCTtgtccccatgggctgcagggggcaCGGGGGAGGCTGGGGGCACCAACAGCTCCTGACCTGCACTGGGGCCACCCCGCATGTCCCCACACTGGGGGTGATGCTGGCCGGGCCTGACCCATGCCCCCGAAGTGCTCTGCTCATTCAGGGAGCTTTGGGGAAGGACACGGAGAGGAGGGCCCAGGGCCCGGATGGACAGTGGGGATGGGGACGCGGGGTGGGCGCGGGGGCTTACCTGAGAGGCCAGCATATGCTGGGAGAGGTGGAAAGGGAAGGGGGTGGCCGTCCCCGCCGCGCCTGGGGCAGACGAGAGGGCTCCGTTCTCCAGGCTGCCCCCGCCGGTCACCGAGGCCAGCAAGTGTCCCATGCCCATGGCGGAGAAGGCGCCGGGGGCCATGGCGAACTGTCCCGGGTGGATGAAGAGGGGCTGCCCGGCGCCCAGGGGGCTGAAGAACTGCTGCCCATGGAGGCCGGAGAGCGCCAGGCTCTGCAGGTGCCCGGCACTCAGGTGCGGGGGGCTGTCCGTGTGCACCATCAGTGGGGCGAAGGCCTCCTTGCCCAGCCCGCCGCCCTCTGCATCCTTCTTGCCTGGGTCCAGCTCTTTCCTCCGTCCTTCCACCTTGTCCTTCTCCAGGCCCCGTGTGCCGAACAGGCCCTCACCGGGACCCTCCCGGGGGGATGCACCATCCTTGACCTTCTCTGGGCTGCGCCTCTCCTTGCTCCGCTCCTCCGGGCACCGGGGGCTGCCGCGGGGTGTCACGTCCTCCCCACTGGGGCTggccgctgccgccggccgcTCCTCAGGTGCCTTCTCCACCTCCGCGTCGCTGTCGGCCCCCGGCTTCTCCTCTGCAAGGGGATGGAAGGACAGAAGGTCAGAGCAGAAGCACCCGGGGGAGGCGAGGAGTGGGTCACTCATGAGAGCCCTGGCGTCGGGGAGAGATTGCGGCAGCAAAGTCCCGACTGTTATTAATGGGAGAAACTCATTTTAGGGGCAGAAATGGGCCCTCATGCCGCGGTTGCTCTGGGGGAAGGGGATTAACAACAGCAGTCCTGTTGCTCTGCcaaacaggaaaaacatgtttGATGGAGGACCAAAATCTATTACAGCATCGCTCTCGTTAGCTGCAAACTCAAAGCGGGCTGCGGAGCGGGGGATGAAGAGAGCGCGGGCGGGTGGACAGCGCTGGAGGAAATGGTCCTGTATATATTTAATTACATGGAGCTGATCAACAGCGCTGTGGATTTATTCCAAATGTGCAGGTTGAGGCAGGTTAAAGAGGCAGTTTTAAGGCAAGAGGTATGGTACAGACTTTCCTAAAAGgggatttaatttaaaaaacccatcGAGCTCTCAGAGGAGGAAAGGGGACAAGAGGCGAGGGGATGGCGAGGGTGAGGGGAGCAGAGCCCCTGCCTGGCCGGCTCCCGCTAAAcgaaaaaaacattttggtgtgGGTTAGGTGAAGCTCTGCAGGCTGGGGAGAATATTCGGGGAAGCCTTTGAAAGAAGAGAGGGGTGTAATAAACCTCCCaccagctcggggggggggggtgggttgcAGTTTTGATGAAGGTTTGCAGGGAATTGGGCTAGTGGAAAATTTAAAGAGCAGATTGGTAGCGCGGCAAGACAAAACCCAGCATCTAAAAACTGCAACGTGGGAACTGctagtttattttcatttactagCTTGAAGCCCCGGAGTtacaacatt
This window contains:
- the TBX2 gene encoding T-box transcription factor TBX2, producing the protein MRDPAFPGTAMAYHPFHAPRPADFPMSAFLAAAQPSFFPALALPPAALAKPMPDPGLAGAAEAGLHVSALGHHHQAAHLRSLKSLEPEEEVEDDPKVTLEAKELWDQFHKLGTEMVITKSGRRMFPPFKVRVSGLDKKAKYILLMDIVAADDCRYKFHNSRWMVAGKADPEMPKRMYIHPDSPATGEQWMAKPVAFHKLKLTNNISDKHGFTILNSMHKYQPRFHIVRANDILKLPYSTFRTYVFPETDFIAVTAYQNDKITQLKIDNNPFAKGFRDTGNGRREKRKQLSLPSLRMYEEPCKPDRDGGESDASSCEPSAVRDALHSPVGALPSPLRLKGSGREEKPGADSDAEVEKAPEERPAAAASPSGEDVTPRGSPRCPEERSKERRSPEKVKDGASPREGPGEGLFGTRGLEKDKVEGRRKELDPGKKDAEGGGLGKEAFAPLMVHTDSPPHLSAGHLQSLALSGLHGQQFFSPLGAGQPLFIHPGQFAMAPGAFSAMGMGHLLASVTGGGSLENGALSSAPGAAGTATPFPFHLSQHMLASQGIPMPTFGGLFPYPYTYMAAAAAAASAMPATSAAAAGPLSRNPFLGSSRPRLRFSPYQLPVTIPPSTNLLTTGLPASLNPGSEGSKAGSSRESSPLPEVPLHKGGSQRPAASPKGSLKESLNELQNIQRLVSGLESQRELSPGRESPK